The DNA sequence GCAGGGTGTTGATACTAGTATCAGGGCTGAAGTTTGGCCATTCCTACTTGGAGTGTAAGCATACTATCTTCCATGTTTCATTTCTTTATAATCTTTTCTACTTATTTTCTTGCGTACTTGAGATCTAGGAAACGTGGAATTGAATTGGACACGTGTAGACACACATTCAGCAAAATTTGCAATTCCCAATTATTATTGAAAATGTTTATCACCTGTTTCTTCTATTGGGGTTTGTAGTCTGCCCCATAACTTTGTTTATTGAGTCTTTCATTTTGTGATAGCCCAAACTCTGTGCTTTCATTTGAGGGAACATTTATAACCTTCTGCTTTCTTTTAGACTCTACTATATTTCCTTTCCCCATTCATTTCTACATGCATTCATTTGTTTAGGCAGACTTTTGTATAAATACTGATTACATTGTTCATCTGAACAGTTATGACTTGGACAGTACCAAAGAAGAGAGAGATATCATAAGAACTCGAAATAGGTAGGCATACAAGTTTGATCCGAATTCAATGTTTCAATCCATTGTGTCTGTATAGTcttcaatttatttttgtttgctTATACTTCTCTCCTGTATGTCctgtttaatataatttttttttggtgcaAAATCTTTAAATACAGAAAGGAATATGAGAAACTCCGCAGGCGATGCCGCCAACTTCTAAAGCAATGCAATGAGAGCTTTAAGTTAAACGAAATTGGTGAAATAAGCTATGAAGGAGATGGTGAGAGTCTTATTCAAGCTTCTGGTTCTCCTAGTTCTGAAGATGCAACGAGTGCTAGGCAATCCCTTTCCAGTGAGGAAAGGAGCCCAGATGTTGAATATTCAGATGATCCGTCTAGTGCCCTGTTGGAAGGGAATGATGTCAACAACGTTGATGCAGCATCGGATACTGATTCTACTGATTCAGATTCCTCTGATGGTCCTGAGGTAATTCAGACTTCTCCTTCTAATGAATTTCAGGAGGATAACACTTCCAAGACAGCTTCTACAGAAATTTCTTCATCCCAAATGAATGGCCCATCAAGACTACCAAACAATGAAGATTTTGCCACTTGGCAACGGATCATCCGACTAGATGCAGTACGTGCCAAtgcagaatggataccattttcACCTTGTCAAGCTGTTATACCAGAGAGCAGGGCAATCCGATCTGCTGAGGCTGTTGGATTGAAGGAATATGGGCACTTAGAACCCAATAGAATTTTCCATGCTGCCCGATTGGTTGCTATTCTTGAAGCATATGCATTATATGATCCAGAAATCGGCTACTGCCAGGGTATGAGCGATCTGCTGTCTCCAATAGTTAGTGTTATATCAGAAGATCACGAGGCCTTCTGGTGCTTTGTTGGATTCATGAAGAAGGCACGCCAGAACTTTAGGCTTGATGAGGTGGGTATCAGGAGGCAACTTGATATAGTAGCAAAGATAATCAAGTTCAAGGATTCTCACTTGTTCAGACATCTGGAGAAGCTTCAGGCCGATGATTGCTTTTTTGTGTACAGGATGGTGGTTGTGTTGTTTAGAAGGGAATTGACATTTGAACAGACTCTCTGCCTTTGGGAAGTAATGTGGGCAGATCAAGCAGCAATCAGGGCCGGCATTGGGAAATCAGCATGGAGCAGAATCAGGCAGCGTGCTCCACCAACAGATGATTTATTGCTGTATGCAATAGCGGCTTCAGTGTTGCAGAGGAGGAAATTGATTATTGAGAAGTATAGCAGCATGGATGAGATCATCAAGGAATGCAATGGTATGGCTGGACACCTTGATATTTGGAAGCTGCTGGATGATGCGCACAATTTGGTCGTCACTCTTCATGATAAAATGAAACTAGAGACATCATTTCGATGACTGCAATTGATTCATGAGCAAGAACAAGAACAGGTATTAGTTACAAAAGATCTTCACTTCCATGTGAGGCTGGCAGATTTTTCTTCTGCATAAAAAATAAGCACTGCAAATTTCTGGGTTTAGCACCAAGAGTATGAGGTCTGCTGTTACTTGTTTAAAACTTGCCACTTCTTATTTACGATGTTGGTTAATCTGGGGATGAAAGTTTAGCTAGATTTACATGGCATCcttttccctctttttttttttttaaaaaaaaaaaaagccttccctttttcttttggccccttttctctctctctctcttttttttttttttttttataaatttctgaTTTGAGACACATCTTTGGAGAACCTTTGCGAAAAGCAGCTGGGTAGGTGCATGTAACGTTAGTTGAGGCTGAGATATTATTGACAATCATGATGTCCTTTTTGACTGAATTCGTTGACTCTTTGAGATGCTGAGTTGTGCCGTGCTCGACACTTTAGATTTTTAACCCAAAGTTAATTCTGCAGTGGGGGAAAAAATGGTATATTGGTATCGGTTTAATTCGgcggttttttttatttaaataaaataaataaaataaataaaataatttccaaTTTGCATTTTTCAATTTGCAAAATGAGTAGGAGAACGTTTAAAGACATTATTTGATAATTTTACTGGGAATCCAATATTATGGTAGAAAAAACAATTTCGTAGGTACTGGGTGTGCAATTTGGGAACAGTTTTCTCAAACTAATTTCGGGTTTATTTCGTGGGAGGTTTGGAACACAATTGACTCAACATTAATTCTGCTGGCATTggcaaataaattatataaaaatgttatgtgtattttaaaattagttataaaaattaattattaatgtatttgtgtataaatgtatatgttgaatttatttttaatatgtatcttatactaatatttaatattagtaattgattttggtatataattaaactaaaagtttTTTTACATCGTGTTAGGGTAAGTTTTTTTTATGTAACAAATCTATAATTATAGGGTTCTGTAAATAGAAAATTCATTTAGGATTTATGCCTAGAAAAGGAAGTTTAtattcatgcattttacaagttTTGATTTCCTTAGGGTAAATTGAAAAATTTAGTTGCAACTTAAACATGATTTGGTTTCAGCGTAGAAAGAAAATTTACTTGTaaaataacaatatatttttttattgtacacCAAAAAATTGTACGATGCTGTTATAGTTTCAAATTAAGAGTATTTTATGATGTGTCCACAATCACGGTGTTAATTTCCTAGAAGTAATATTGTTGTAATTCAACACTTCATTTGAGAACTATATATTAAATTTAGAATGGAGGTTTTGAAATTAAATTCGGCAATAAATATCATAAGTCGAATCTAAAAAAAgtcatcataaattcataa is a window from the Arachis hypogaea cultivar Tifrunner chromosome 17, arahy.Tifrunner.gnm2.J5K5, whole genome shotgun sequence genome containing:
- the LOC112766623 gene encoding rab GTPase-activating protein 22 isoform X2 — protein: MNPLRRSNNSNSSSSNSSPSSSSSSSSSSSWIHLRSVLFVVTSSSPASCSTSDRGRLKSPWSRRRRKHALSPQQWKSLFTLDGKLRDGGIKFLKRVRSGGVDTSIRAEVWPFLLGVYDLDSTKEERDIIRTRNRKEYEKLRRRCRQLLKQCNESFKLNEIGEISYEGDGESLIQASGSPSSEDATSARQSLSSEERSPDVEYSDDPSSALLEGNDVNNVDAASDTDSTDSDSSDGPEVIQTSPSNEFQEDNTSKTASTEISSSQMNGPSRLPNNEDFATWQRIIRLDAVRANAEWIPFSPCQAVIPESRAIRSAEAVGLKEYGHLEPNRIFHAARLVAILEAYALYDPEIGYCQGMSDLLSPIVSVISEDHEAFWCFVGFMKKARQNFRLDEVGIRRQLDIVAKIIKFKDSHLFRHLEKLQADDCFFVYRMVVVLFRRELTFEQTLCLWEVMWADQAAIRAGIGKSAWSRIRQRAPPTDDLLLYAIAASVLQRRKLIIEKYSSMDEIIKECNGMAGHLDIWKLLDDAHNLVVTLHDKMKLETSFR
- the LOC112766623 gene encoding rab GTPase-activating protein 22 isoform X1; this translates as MISSSYLNSNNDSPFISGGSGGGGGSGRGRLSLIMAAVAAPSTPAVVFTALAGLALVAVIFYGASRGRLKSPWSRRRRKHALSPQQWKSLFTLDGKLRDGGIKFLKRVRSGGVDTSIRAEVWPFLLGVYDLDSTKEERDIIRTRNRKEYEKLRRRCRQLLKQCNESFKLNEIGEISYEGDGESLIQASGSPSSEDATSARQSLSSEERSPDVEYSDDPSSALLEGNDVNNVDAASDTDSTDSDSSDGPEVIQTSPSNEFQEDNTSKTASTEISSSQMNGPSRLPNNEDFATWQRIIRLDAVRANAEWIPFSPCQAVIPESRAIRSAEAVGLKEYGHLEPNRIFHAARLVAILEAYALYDPEIGYCQGMSDLLSPIVSVISEDHEAFWCFVGFMKKARQNFRLDEVGIRRQLDIVAKIIKFKDSHLFRHLEKLQADDCFFVYRMVVVLFRRELTFEQTLCLWEVMWADQAAIRAGIGKSAWSRIRQRAPPTDDLLLYAIAASVLQRRKLIIEKYSSMDEIIKECNGMAGHLDIWKLLDDAHNLVVTLHDKMKLETSFR